A window of Gadus chalcogrammus isolate NIFS_2021 chromosome 16, NIFS_Gcha_1.0, whole genome shotgun sequence contains these coding sequences:
- the ugt5e1 gene encoding UDP glucuronosyltransferase 5 family, polypeptide E1, giving the protein MTPRGATAGVLPLLLATALWSLPPTRGGNILVYPLDGSHWLNMNILLKELHERGHAISVVRSSSSWYISEDAPHYTSITVPVSTACSLEDPQYMASFLKRNLELRTHQRSLASFIALQREAISLLDGAHRASARLARRVLEDQELVGRLKASRFDMMLTDPGFAGGVVVGRYLGLPLVLNVRWITNGEGHFAIAPSPLSYVPTLGSLVSDRMSFVDKLKNALHYGISQYVDHVTVRPLYRSLCDDFLDPSANIYSLIQGADLWLMRVDFVFEFPRPTMPNVVYIGGFQCKPSNPLSAELEAFVQSSGDHGVVIMSLGSLLGSLLPETSEVVAAAFARLPQKVVWRHLGPRPSTLGNNTLIVDWLPQNDLLGHPRTRAFVTHGGTNGVYEAIYHGVPMLGLPLIFDQFDNMVRLEARGVAKVLDVTRLDADSFAEALRELLDEKQNYKRNMVKMSGLHHDQPIKPLDLAVFWSEFVMRHKGASHLRTESYMMPWYSYHSLDVMLFLLCVLGALLTGFFTCCKVLLRLLAGKRKLKQS; this is encoded by the coding sequence ATGACACCGAGGGGCGCTACTGCCGGCGTTCTGCCGCTCCTGCTGGCCACCGCGCTGTGGAGCCTCCCCCCAACGCGGGGCGGTAATATCCTGGTGTATCCACTGGATGGCAGTCACTGGCTGAACATGAACATCCTGTTGAAGGAGCTGCACGAGAGGGGCCACGCCATCAGTGTGgtgcgctcctcctccagctggtaCATCTCAGAGGACGCCCCCCACTACACCTCCATCACGGTGCCCGTCAGCACGGCCTGCAGCCTCGAGGACCCCCAGTACATGGCCTCCTTCCTGAAGAGGAACCTGGAGCTGAGGACCCACCAGCGCTCCCTGGCCTCCTTCATCGCCCTCCAGCGGGAGGCCATCTCCCTGCTGGACGGGGCCCACCGGGCCAGCGCCCGTCTGGCCCGCAGGGTTCTGGAGGACCAGGAGCTGGTGGGCCGCCTGAAGGCCTCCCGCTTCGACATGATGCTGACCGACCCGGGCTTCGccggaggggtggtggtggggaggtaCCTGGGGCTCCCCCTGGTGCTCAACGTGCGCTGGATCACCAACGGAGAAGGTCACTTCGCCATCGCGCCGTCCCCTCTGTCCTACGTGCCGACTCTCGGCTCCCTGGTCTCCGACCGGATGAGCTTTGTGGACAAGCTGAAGAACGCCTTGCACTATGGCATCTCGCAGTACGTCGACCACGTCACCGTGAGGCCGCTCTACCGCAGCTTGTGCGACGACTTCCTGGATCCGAGCGCCAACATCTACTCCCTGATCCAGGGGGCCGACCTGTGGCTCATGAGGGTGGACTTCGTGTTTGAGTTCCCCCGGCCGACCATGCCCAACGTGGTCTACATCGGGGGGTTCCAGTGCAAGCCGTCCAACCCCTTGAGCGCGGAGCTGGAGGCCTTCGTCCAGAGCTCCGGGGACCACGGCGTGGTCATCATGTCTCTGGGCAGCCTACTCGGCAGCCTTCTCCCGGAGACGTCCGAGGTGGTGGCCGCCGCCTTCGCCCGCCTTCCCCAGAAGGTGGTGTGGAGGCACCTGGGGCCGAGGCCCTCCACGCTGGGCAACAACACGCTGATCGTGGACTGGCTCCCGCAGAACGACCTGCTCGGACACCCCCGGACCAGGGCCTTCGTCACGCACGGGGGCACCAACGGCGTGTACGAGGCCATCTACCACGGGGTGCCCATGCTGGGCCTGCCGCTCATCTTCGACCAGTTCGACAACATGGTGCGCCTGGAGGCCAGGGGCGTGGCCAAGGTGCTGGACGTCACCCGATTGGACGCCGACTCCTTCGCCGAGGCTCTGCGAGAACTTTTGGATGAGAAGCAGAACTACAAGAGGAATATGGTGAAGATGTCCGGCCTGCACCACGACCAGCCCATCAAGCCCTTGGATCTGGCCGTGTTCTGGTCAGAGTTTGTGATGAGGCATAAAGGCGCGTCCCACCTGCGCACAGAGTCCTATATGATGCCGTGGTACTCGTACCACAGCCTGGACGTCATGTTGTTCCtgctgtgtgtgctgggggCTCTCCTGACGGGCTTCTTTACATGTTGCAAAGTTCTATTGAGACTGCTGGCAGGTAAAAGAAAATTAAAACAGAGTTAA